The DNA segment ACGTGCAATTACAAAGTAACCTCTCCACAGTCTTCGACCTCCATATCTTCTTCACTACTTTCTTTATCTGCTTCCCTCTGTTTTTGTTCTTCTGCTTGTCTCTGTTTGAGCCCAGCTGCTGGAGATTTAATAAGTGCCATATCTCTTTGTACCTCCCTGACATCACGTGTTTGTTCAATTTCTCTAGCGGCTCGCAACCTCTGCATAACGTGTAAGGCTTCTCTCTTTTCTTTGATGGATACAATATCTTTCATAGCTTCAAGCATTTTCGCCATTTGTTCTCTGCTATATTTGAGAGGAATATTTCTCTTCTTTTCGAATTCGAAGGATGGATCCACTGCCAATTCTTTTCCAACAGTTTTCCTGTAGGCTTTGGTCCATCTAACTTTACGTgggttcttcttctttttgaagGCTGCATGGCATTTGGAACGGCAGAATTTGAAAATCTACAGAAAAACGGGGCAATGATACACCATGAAAACGTAAATACATGCAATACTTACTTTTGAGTCATTTCTTACGAATTGAATCCCATGACCGGGATATATTTTGGAAGAACAAAAATAACAAGTTTCTATACGCATCTTTGCTAGGAATTCTTTcttaaaattttgtaaatattcACACTTTCTTTTTGCACACTTTTATATTTTTAGAGGTTAGGCCGGTTAGGCTAGAGACCTAACCTAAATTTACAACCACGCACCtcgttcttctttttcttcttacaGGTTATTCTGTGATTGCACCGCAATCAATATTTCTTGCACTGTTAATTAACAAAATCACAGCTTCTTTCATGTGTAATATACCTACTACAAAGAAATTATTGTTTCGaatataaataaatttgaaGATATAATAAAGGCAGAATGAGAAATTATTTATGAGGTGCTAGGGTAGGCCACCCATTACGTCATTACTTATACAGGGTCGATAACTCTTTTGGGCTAGAAGAATTATTCAAACTTTGGCGGAATCGACTCTGCTTTTAAGCTAAGAATATAGTCAAAAATTTTAGGTTATGAGCTAATTGAAGTTGATTCcgccaaagtttgaatcattctcctagtTCAAAGTTATAGACCGATAGAGCAATATCGACTCACCCTTTACGTTTTGGAGATTCCAAATACTCATTTGTTCAAACAGCCGCGTCAGCTCGTCTTGTATTATTGCTTTTGGAGAACAAATAAACTGTAGTGCTGAATATTGCACTAAACTGTGGTGCTGAATATTGCACTACAGATTTCCTTTTACCATTCTCTTGGTACAGTGGAAACATGTCCTTGtccaggaataaaaaaaagagcTGCATTTTTTGCTACGGTTGTTTTTGCTTGAGTTGAcacattcttgaagaattttgtggATTTGCACTTATTTAGATATGACTAGCTACGAAGCTACACGATCTAGTTTAGCTCTGACTCATACTCATACTATACGGCTTCTTTTTGAGCTAAAATCAAGTTGTGTTGAACCCACACAAATCTCACAAACTTTGTGTAAAAAAGTGTTAATTGCTTTCACAAGAATCATTCGCTGCTTTTCTTGAATGTTTCTGAATATATGTTAGTCTACTGACTGACGTTTTCACCTTGGGATCTGGAAAACCATCATATTTGGAAAGTCCAGGTTGAAATTACAGTTTGGAAGAGCACAATTTTTTGTTGGGACAGATTCGTTTAGCTTTTTCATGGCGAAAAACCCTGAATAAAATCAGATATTGAGGTTACTTGGCATACAGTTTTCCAGTAATGGAAGTTTAAATTTCACAAACACTTTTCCtttcaaacggaaaaaaatatcAGAGACGGAACCGAGATATTATAAAAATACCGGCACGCT comes from the Coccinella septempunctata chromosome 2, icCocSept1.1, whole genome shotgun sequence genome and includes:
- the LOC123306913 gene encoding probable ribosome biogenesis protein RLP24, translating into MRIETCYFCSSKIYPGHGIQFVRNDSKIFKFCRSKCHAAFKKKKNPRKVRWTKAYRKTVGKELAVDPSFEFEKKRNIPLKYSREQMAKMLEAMKDIVSIKEKREALHVMQRLRAAREIEQTRDVREVQRDMALIKSPAAGLKQRQAEEQKQREADKESSEEDMEVEDCGEVTL